A region of the Geminocystis sp. M7585_C2015_104 genome:
TAGGCGGTTTCCACTGCAAGACGGATTTGATTTCTTTGGGAGGCAAAATTGGTTTCTTCTATCTCCTTGGTTTTAGTCTCCTGATTTGCCCTAGCCTTGGCAACCCCTCCATCAAATATATTCCAACTCACCCTTGCCCCTAGATTATACCCCTGGGCATAACCACTTGGTCCAAAGGTATCATGAAAGGTGTTGCTGAAGTTATAATTGAAGAATAGACTAACATTGGGACGAGTGTCGGCAAGGGCGATTTCCCTATTTTTCTCGCTAATTTCCCGACGCACTAACTGTTGTTGTAATTCTGCCCTATTCCTATAGGCCATCACAATGGTTTCTTCTAGGGTGTATTGCCAATCTCCTGCCTCTTTAATCTCATCGGCGGCCGTTAATTCCACATCCTCCCCCACCCCCAACACCCTTGCCAACTCCCTTCTAGCATTCCTCTGTTGGGAAATAGCCCTAGTCAAGGCACTTTGGGCGTTGGCTAGGTCTACTTCTGCTTGTAGTACGTCGAATTTGGTTCCTAGGCCCGCCCTTTCTAACAGTTGGGCATCTCTGAGGGTTTGGGAAAAATCCTCAATTGCTGCTTGGGCTATGGCTACCTGGGCATCGGCATTTTGTAGTTTATAATAGGCATCAGTAACCTCAAAACGCACCTGTTCGGCAATACGCTCTATCTCTAACTTATTTAAGTATACCTCTCTTTCCGCTCGACTGATAGTAGCGTCACGACGCCCCCCATCATACAGGTTATATCTTAACTCCACCTGTCCCAAAAGTAAAGTCCTGTCTCTGGCACTGGGAATATTAGGGGCATCATCGGCCCTCTGGTTAAATTCCAATTGTCCGGTTACTGTGGGCAATTCTGTTGCTAAAGCTGCTTTTAATCCCTCTTGTGCCCTTTCTAATTGTATCCTGGCCGCCCGTAACTGTTTGTTGTTTTCTAGAGCAATTCTGATGGCATCATTTAAACTAATAGATTGTCTTCTCCGGATTTCTACCTCTTCTTTTTTTGTGGGGAAAAGCAGGGGATTGGCACTAGAATTATACCGTTGGCTGGCATTGTCATCCCCTCTTGCGGGATTTGCCTGACTTAATAGAAAAATGGCGAGGATTAGAAAATAACAATAATTCCTGTACATCGGTGGAAAATAATGCCCTTGTGTCTACTTGCCAAAAATATGGTAACAGGAAAAATGTGTCTTCTTGGAGGTAATATATTATTCTGTTGTCCACTGGAGACAATGGCCACTGGTTATATAACTTTGGTGTTACATGCTCATTTACCTTTTGTGCGTCATGGAGAAAAGGAAGGGATATTAGAAGAGGAATGGTTTTATGAAGCAATTACCGAAGCCTATATTCCCCTATTGAGGGTTTTCCAGGGATTACAACGAGATGGTGTTGATTTTCGCCTCACCCTTAGTTTTACTCCCACTCTCCTTTCTCTTCTGCAGGATAAATTGTTACAAAAGCGCTATGAGAAATACCTCAGTAGGCTACAGCAATTAATTGCCAGAGAGGTTAATCGTTATCCTCGTAATAGTCAGTTGAGACAGTTAGCGGTATACTATCAGGAGGAATTCTCTCACATTGGAAACACTTGGCATCAATATCGGGGGGATTTAGCATCTGCCTTCAGACAGTTTCAGGAAAGTGGCAATCTAGAAATTATCACCTCTGCCGCTACTCATGCTTATTTACCCCTGATGAGAATGTATCCGGAGGCGGTTTGGGCACAAATTGAAATTGCCTGTCAATACTACCAGACTATTTTTGGCCGTCGCCCTTATGGGATTTGGTTGCCTGAGTGTGGTTATTACCAGGGGTTAGAAGAATTGTTAGCCAAAGCCGGCCTCCGTTATTTTATAATAGACGGTCATGGTATTAATAATGCCAGGCCCCGTCCCCGTTTTAGCAATTATTCCCCTATCTTTACACCTTCCGGGGTAGCGGCTTTTGGGCGGGACGGTTATTCTTCTCAACAAGTTTGGTCATCAGAAGTAGGCTATCCTGGTAATCCTGTCTATCGTGAATTTTACAAGGATTTAGGATGGGAAGCCGATTATGATTATATTAAACCATATCTTTTGCCTAATGGTCAACGGAAAAATGTGGGCATAAAGTATTATCGCATCACTGCCCGAGATTGTGACCTTGCCCATAAGCAATTATATGACCCCCTTTGTGCCAGAGAAAAGGCAGCTACTGATGCGGAGGATTTTCTTAATAGTCGGCTGAAGCAGATTAAACAGGTGGCTAATATTATCCAAAGACAACCTATCATTGTTTGCCCCTATGATGCAGAATTGTATGGCCATTGGTGGTACGAGGGGCCATGGTTTTTAGATTTTCTTTTCCGCAAGGCTTGGGATTGTTATCGGGATTCTTTTTCCTTTATACACCTATCCGACTATTTAAAGGCTCATCCCACCCAACAATTAGCCATTCCTGCTGAATCTAGTTGGGGGGAGGGGGGTTATCATGAATACTGGTTAAACGATACCAATGACTGGATTTATCCTCATTTGCATCGGGCAATTCGACAGATGATACAACTAGCTACCATAGAGACGGACAATCCGTTACAATTGAGGGCATTAAATCAGGCGGCTAGGGAATTGCTTTTGGCACAGTCTTCCGATTGGGCTTTTATTCTCAAAACTGGTACCATGGTATCCTATGCCACTACTCGTATCAAAACCCACCTGTTGAGGTTTAACAAACTATATCAGGCTATTTTAGATAACAATATTCCCCACCAGTGGTTGGAGAAAATCGAGTTTATAGACAATCTTTTCCCTCATCTCGACTATAGGATTTATCGTCTCCACTAGGGGCATTTACCCCATTACCGCATACAATATTTCTCTTTTATTATGGGCTTGTTTTTCTAATTTCCCCCCCAGGAGGTTTATTGCCTTTCATTTAAACTTTTGTCTATACCAAATGTAGGGTATTCTCCTCTATGCCAGTGGTTTTTACTTGTGTGCAAGGAGTTTTCGCCATAACTGTAGAACAAGTTTTGCCCTTGATTATAGGCATCCCTCCTAGATTTATCATGTATAGATTATATTTTGTTTGGCAGTTATTTATCTGGTTATTTGCCATGGTATTTATCATAAATTTTTGGAGGATTTTTCGGTAGTTATTAATCATGGGGGTAAACCACAGGGTTTATTGGAGAATGTAGGGTTATTTGCCCTATTGTTGACTATGATGTCTATCATCCCTTGTGAAGAGATAATTTCTGGCCTAGCAGGTGTTTATCCCAAAATCTTATTGCCAGCTGCGGGTTAGGGTATGAATAGGTTGTAGATAGGGAATTTAGGGGTTGAGGTGATATTATTTCCCCTTGTAGTGGCATTTACTGGCATTGTTTCTTATTCCCCGCTATTTTTTCAAAGGAAAAGTAATCCTCTAGGGGATTGTTACTCTTCTAACCCTTAAGATTTTGTCATTACAAATCCCCACCCCCTAAATCCTATCCCCCATCCCCCAACCCCTAAACCCTACTTTACTTTAACCACGGGGTTTATCGTCTCAGGAGATATTCATTTTAGTTTTAACTGGGGGATTTATAGTCTCTGCTAGGGTTTTTTGTTTTGCTGCTGATATTGACTGTATTATTCGCTTCCTCTCCCGAAAGCATTTGCCTGTCTCGGGGTTAACTAGAAATTTTATCGTCTCCCACCTAAATCTTGTATTTCTACTGAAATATTATATTATGCTGTTACCCAGGGGCTATTGGGAGATTTATCTGAAGAGTGGCAGTGAGTTTTGTTGTTTGTTGTGGGAATTTTTACTTGGGTGTTAGCCGGGGGTTTGTTGTTTGTTTTAAAAACATAGGGTTGTTTATTTGAGTCTCCATTAGAGATATCCCCCAGAAACATTTATTTGAGTGTTGATTTAGGAGTTTATGACACATTATCTGGAGATTCATCTGAGTTGGAAAGGGGTTATTTCCGCGAGAAGTATTTTTACCAGTCTCTACTCGGATTAGTTTCGATTTGGGGATTTATAGCCTGAGAGAGTGTAGTCCATGTCTGGTAATTGTTTATTCTAATAGCCAATAGGTGTTAGACATTTATATTGTGGAGGGTATTTCTCCTAGTTTCGACCTGGAGGTGTATAATCTGTCGTGGGAATGTCTATCCTAGACAAAATATCTTTGCCGGCAGGGGAAAGACGAAAAACAAAATCACCGACAATAGGGGGGGAGAGAATGTAAT
Encoded here:
- a CDS encoding TolC family protein, producing MYRNYCYFLILAIFLLSQANPARGDDNASQRYNSSANPLLFPTKKEEVEIRRRQSISLNDAIRIALENNKQLRAARIQLERAQEGLKAALATELPTVTGQLEFNQRADDAPNIPSARDRTLLLGQVELRYNLYDGGRRDATISRAEREVYLNKLEIERIAEQVRFEVTDAYYKLQNADAQVAIAQAAIEDFSQTLRDAQLLERAGLGTKFDVLQAEVDLANAQSALTRAISQQRNARRELARVLGVGEDVELTAADEIKEAGDWQYTLEETIVMAYRNRAELQQQLVRREISEKNREIALADTRPNVSLFFNYNFSNTFHDTFGPSGYAQGYNLGARVSWNIFDGGVAKARANQETKTKEIEETNFASQRNQIRLAVETAYNRMIANKENIKTTEKAVATAVESLRLARLRFQAGVGTQTDVINAQRNLTEARGNFLQAIIGYNQALNELQRAVSNLPDKGLFQFR
- a CDS encoding DUF1957 domain-containing protein, which produces MATGYITLVLHAHLPFVRHGEKEGILEEEWFYEAITEAYIPLLRVFQGLQRDGVDFRLTLSFTPTLLSLLQDKLLQKRYEKYLSRLQQLIAREVNRYPRNSQLRQLAVYYQEEFSHIGNTWHQYRGDLASAFRQFQESGNLEIITSAATHAYLPLMRMYPEAVWAQIEIACQYYQTIFGRRPYGIWLPECGYYQGLEELLAKAGLRYFIIDGHGINNARPRPRFSNYSPIFTPSGVAAFGRDGYSSQQVWSSEVGYPGNPVYREFYKDLGWEADYDYIKPYLLPNGQRKNVGIKYYRITARDCDLAHKQLYDPLCAREKAATDAEDFLNSRLKQIKQVANIIQRQPIIVCPYDAELYGHWWYEGPWFLDFLFRKAWDCYRDSFSFIHLSDYLKAHPTQQLAIPAESSWGEGGYHEYWLNDTNDWIYPHLHRAIRQMIQLATIETDNPLQLRALNQAARELLLAQSSDWAFILKTGTMVSYATTRIKTHLLRFNKLYQAILDNNIPHQWLEKIEFIDNLFPHLDYRIYRLH